CAGAGTTTCAGAAGGAAGCTCTAACCTGTAGTCACATTCCTGCATGCTAAAATACAGCATGGAAAGTGCCGCATCGAGTGGGAGTAGGTGGGGAACAGACAGTAGTCACTCAGCAGCTAAAAGAGCTGCTGTACAGTTCAAGCCAGTGATATCCTGCCATTTGGGTGTTTTCTATGCTGCTTTTTCTTATTAATGACTATGAACTGGTAGATCATTAACTTCTGTTGAGGTGTTTCTGTTCTGCTTGGCCACTGATACTTGAAAGAAAGAGTTACTGTTCCAGCTCAGGTATCAAGGCAACACAAATTGTTACAGACCAGCAACTGAATAAATTTACGATTTCACAGCATTTGGGAGCTGGTTGTGTTTGTGCAGACAGGTGCCACTGTCATTTGCATCTGGAATTGtacctgccctggctgcaggactgCAGGTGGCTCCTGTGCTATGGGGCAGGGTGCTGGTGGTGCCTACATTGCAATGTCTGATGGTATCCTATGACTGTCTTTCCCCACACAGGCTGAAGGGAAGGCGGTGCTAATAACAGGCTGTGACAAAGGTTTTGGACATGCCTTGGCAAAATGCCTTCATGCAAAGGGATTTACTGTTTTTGCTGGATGCTTGCTCATGGTGAGTAGTGAAATTGATCAAAATTTTTCTCTGATTAGAGAAAAATGCTTCTCAAGTGAAAGCATCTTCATTTGCAGCCTCCATTTACCCCAGTTTAAGACCTGAGAGAGGTGTAGTGGGTGGGGATCATTACATCTTCCATTGCTTCATCTTCCTATTGCATCTTGTCGTTCCTGTAATTGTGAGCTCTTTAGGGCAGGGTTGGTCTGTCAACTGCATGTCTGTACAGTAGCTTGTACAGTATGGTACTGTTCACTGCTGGAAGCCTCTCAGCAATACCACAGCACACTCAATAAATGTGATATGCCAAGATTGCTATGGCGCTATGGCTTTCTGTCTTCCCTGGCATCCCTGTTGCTGTCTTTCACACTCTCATTTTTTGTGGACACTCTCCCTATACTCATCTCCAAGCTGCCTCTCCTGCATTATTAAGGCTCTGTTTCCAAAATGTCTTGGAACtgtgcttctgcagcttctgtaCAAGCTATTCAGTTTATGGATAGCTGAATAAACAAATTTACCATACATTTCTGACATCTTTAGGTCTCACTTCCTGTCACGTGTGTTTGGCAGGTGGTATCACTTGTAAGAGATAAGTTTAGACACAGTGAATCCAAAGGGGTTTCAGACCCCTTATTGTGAAACCCGTTTTATAAACTGGGCCAGCTCCGCTTCCATCTCAGCTGGGATTTTACCTTTACAAtgcatttttgctgttttgctaGTCAAAACTCGTGTAATTTCTGACCTGAATTGTTCAAAATCAATTCATGGTCACTCATTTCTCCATTTGAAGATGACCATTTCCACACAGGTACTCAGGGCATGATGATCACAGATTTTTGAGTGCTGTGGACAGTGAGAACAAACAAAGGTGACCTTCTCTGCCTATGTGATCACAGCAGAGGTTACGTTCTTCCAGCACACCAGAAGGGAAAGTTATTATCAGCTGACATATTGTGTAACTTGAGAACAAGAGCATCCTGTTGGATAATTGCCACTGTTCGGAAATTTCCATACGGAGCCTCTGTAATCCTTCAGTAATCATGTCATTTGCTGCTTTGGGATGCCTGTCTCAGTGCTGATAGCAAGTCAGgcactctgcagagcagcagatgtAGGGaacagaaaggagagggaagataGGGTGGGCTGAGGGGGCTGTTTGGAAGGCACGTGCTAGTGTGGAGCAGAGGTGGAAAGGCTCCATTGGAAACCCCATAAAGAAATGTAATGCTCCTGAAGTGAGGCCTGTTTGTTTGCTGGCTTCATTGCTTGTGAGCTGCAGTAGGTTCCCAGCAGGGTCAGAGCAGGTATGGGGGCAGCTGTCATAAAGCAGGTGCCAGGCTCTTAGTTCACACCCAGTTAGTCCGTCACCACTTAACATGCTTTTATACAGAGAATTAAAGGATCCCTGATGTACTACATCACCACAGAAATACAGGATAATAGACTCTGAGGTGCATCAGGAGCTTCTCAATGATCAGACAGTCAAATATAAAGttacaggaataaaaagaaCATGGCAGGCAGGCTGAGAAGAACTGGAAATAATCAAATGCAAAAAGGTTTGCATTTAGCAAGGGCAAGTAACTCCACTGAGAGAGTTTCTGTTAATATATTAGGATTGAGACAGAAAACCATACTGAAATAGGTTATAAAATAACCTTAAAAGTAGAAAGTACAAGAAAAGTTGAAataatcagttttattttctttgatcttactgaaaaaagaataaattgttTTCAGATGCTTACTGCCAGCAGTTGTCATGAGGACTGTAGTCAAGAAAAGGTAAAGAACAAGGGATGTTTATATTAATTAATGTGCTTAAGTTCACCAGGCCTGATGAAATATACTGAAGAGGATTTAGAGGATGAGCCATTGTGATTTCTGCCCCTTGGATGATATTTTGAAGAGGCCAGGGGATTTCCAGAAGGCTGGAAGAGGGCAGATATTGTACTTCCCAAAGTAGTTCTCTGGAACTGCCAACCCGGTAGCTCACCTCCAGTGCACTGGATGCAGTTGCCACACACTGCCCTGTCAGTTTTACAAATTACTGGGTCATAGTGTGATGCACCTTGCCTGTATAATTTTACTGGGAACAGACTGTGCTGTGTCAGTCCAATCTCATTCTGGCTAAGCAGCAGAGTGGCTAAAGGGGAAGGAATAAATGTATCCTGAGTAAGGCTTTTGTTACAGTTTGTTACAGTCCCTCATGATAGTTTCATGAGCAAACTCATGTTCTAAGTGACTGCTGTTCAGTCCCAGGACCATTTTCTTGGAAGTACCCCCTGGAAGAGAGttttcacttggaaaaaaatacacacagaacCAGACAGAGAAGATTATTGGCCTTTTGGGAAACAGGGTTCAAAATGATCCTGACAGATTGGATGGAGTCTGAAATCAATTACGTGACATCCAGTAATGACAAGCATGAGATGTTCCACTCAGGAAACACAGGAAGGGAGTGGGtggatggcagcagcagggtggggaGGAACTGGTGCACTTGGAGCAAGCTGGCTGAATCCATGGGAGTTCAGCATTGTGTTCGTGGCTTCCTGATTCTCCTGACATCTCATTGCAGGTACCCAAGTGCTTGCCAGGACCTAATCCTGCATCCTAGGAGCTTCCCTGGGAAAAAGTCATGGCCGTGTCTGTAACAGGAGGGCTCTCCACTAACGAACATCTGTGTGTTCTGCCTATTCTCAGCACCACTGCACTGGGATCCTCCAAACCAGAACAGGGGACAGGagtgaggaggggaaggggaggcagcCAAAAGCTGGAGCAAGTTTCCTCAGCTGGGTAGAGAGGgtttgtggagctgctgggctccccagccaggagcagcccctgctaggcacagggtggggtgggcaggcagagcctgcagggctgtgagggCAGGATAACCAGCTGATAGGAGATAGCTGGGAGGAAGTGGCACAGTGCCACTGAAGGCCTGCAGAGAGTACTTGGGCAGCAGGATGGCTTTCAACTCTGATGGAACTGGAAAGTGGAAGCTGGGAGATTCTCTGAGAGGACAAAGACAGCAAAGGGAGGTGGAGAGAGGCTTTGCAGGAGCAGTTgggccactgctgccagcacctcACTTGATTCGGCTGCTGTGTGGCTCCTGTTGGTGAAGGTCATGAAGGTTATCCCTGGGAGGACAGTCTTGCTGTTCCCATGGGAACTGTTGCAGGTGTTATCGCAGCCAGCAAATctaccatttaaaaataaggagaaaGTACCATGTGGTACCTAACAAGGATGTGCTTACAGCCCCTGAAGAGACCACAGAACATATGATGATGCTCACTTGCTTCTATAAAAATCTGTACCTGCTTCATTTGTGAAGAGGTGTTCTGGGCAAAAGAGTTAAGCACTTTGTTTTACAGTTAAATAGTGTCTAAGGTGGTGTCTGCAACTATGAAAAGTGGTCCCAATTGATTCTGCATGTTGAAGTCAGTCTTCCAAAATCAATATATTTTGTCAATAATGAGTAAATTGTGGCTGGGGAGATAACTTTGCAGATAGAGTTGCATTGGTGATAGGGGAAAATTCATTTCTGTATGAACAATACAAACCATTTTTACTGAATTTGTAAGTTGTCAGCCTATGACTTGGTTTCTCAAAAAGCAATTTATAAGTGTTATgcaagattaaagaaaaaaaatgaagggaaaggtCTTTTCAGTGCTCAAAAAACAATTGGCACTTGAATGCAGATATAgttatgttttggttttgtacaGATACAGTAAATCTTTCTCTTTACAAGCTGAATTAGCTCATCTTTATTCATTGTTAAGGAGCGGAAATTTGCTTTATATAACTCAGTGAGATGCAAGAGCATCTTCCAGAAATACAGTAAGGCATCATACAACCCTCATCTGTTTCAAAGGGAATATAATATTTGGGTGACTATGTTGTTGACTACTTGTAACACCACTTTGAGATTGTTTTCGTGGCTGGATAAGAGGGCCAACACAGCATGTCACTGTGTTTGATGTGCATTAGAAAAGCTTCAAACTTTATTTGCTGTTGTTCTTGTACTGGGAAATAAGTCAGTTGTGAAATGACATGCAGCCGTGGGGCCAATAACTCATTCCTACTATTGTCATGTTGCCAATGTAACTATATATTGATTTTTAAGAGAACTGCCCTGTTTTGCTCACGTTTGTGATGGACATTTCAGCTCTTTTCCTTCGTTACATGTCATTGTTCACTGAACTGAAGGTGGAGATGAGATGTTATATACTATATTAATTAAATAGCCTGAGATATTTATAAAAAACTAGCAGTTACATATTTTTTATAtctgcctggctgcagaggctgctgggcagatGACTGTGGGCGGGTTGCTCGCCTTATTTGCCCTTGTGCTGTGGGAGTTGGTATCAAGTGCTAAAGGAAGAGTGGCAGCCAGGCATGGTGACTCACCAATTCATAACTCCTTCCTCCCAAATGAGGCAGAGCTTGTGATTCAGGGaataggttttttttgtgaattaaGTATCAAGCCTGCTGTGAAACTATGTGGCTACTCTGTActcttttcacttttatttgttatttacCACCTGAGCTAAGCTGTAAGGCTTAGGCAGCAATCCTACCTGGAAGTGAGCAGGTAAAATTTGGAATTTTAACTGTGTTTATGTTTGACTAAATAAGAAAACCCACAGTAGTAATAGAGTCTCTTATGACAGCAgtggcatggggaggaaaggaaggaaaagggtggaaaggaaagcagagccaTGAAGTTCTTATTGCCTATAGAGTAAAAAAATAAGTTCATTCTTCCTTAGCCAGAATCTTCTTTCATGCCTCATGTCTGTAATTGTGCCACTGTGTAGCAGATCTCAACTGAGCTTGTATTCCTGAACCTCTGACTGCAATTTCTGTACAAGTTATGTTACCTGTAGAGCACAGAGACTGACGCAGTGGGGAGTCACTCATGGTTCTCCCTGGCTGGCACAGTATTTCAGCATGTTAAGGATTTGAAACCCATTGTGTGAGGAGCCAAGAGCAGGGTGGGCTTCATGGTGCTTCAGGGCAGTGGGTCACTGATGCAGTTCTGGAAGTGGTGCTGGAGGGAACAGGAGGATGGCACACTGGTTTGTGTATATTTGTGCACCAAGTTCACACCTGTGTGTGCAATGTCAGTAGCTTCTATTTCCTGTCCATGTGAACATGCCTGGTCCCAAGCTGCATTGCATTTCTTGGTCCATCTTAGTGGGACACCTTTCTGTTCTGCTGAACAGGAGGAGAATGGAGATGGAGCCAGGGAGCTGAAGAACATGAAGTCAGACCGGATGAAAGTGCTACAGATGGATGTGTGCAGTGATCAGGAAGTGGCTCAGGCTGTTGATTTTGTGAAGAGGACCCTGAAGGATCCAGAGGAAGGTATGTAGGGATCATTTGCTCACAGAATCCTTTCTACAGAGCAGACTATGCATTGACCAGGTCTTTCTCTCTGTGCACCACCAAAAGAGGGTTAACAAGCCTGAAGGCCTGTGACAGTGGCTGGCAGTCAGGCTGTGCTGTACTCGGGTCAGTGAGGACAATTGTCTTGCTATTGATGTGGCAGCCACATGGAAAGAGACCAAGACTGACTGGAGGATTAGGCTTTAACTCTACATCCCAAAAAAGCAATGAGTGGCAGCAAGCCCACAAGTATCTGTGTCTTTGTCCTTGAATGTCTGTGAAGGGCATAGAATGGCCAGAGCTTGATCCCTTCCTTGTGCTCCTGCCACATGTGCTCCTAGCTCATGTAGACCTTGCAAGTGACCCTGCTAATGAAGAGATGATGGGCCCTGGCTGCTTACTGCTGCTGTTCACTCTGCTGTGTGGGTACAACTGAGTGCTCATTTGGAGCAGATTTGAACCGCCCTCAAACCTGGATTAATCTTCAGCCAGAACAATCCATGTTTTCAGTTTGCCATGCAATATCCCAGAGGTTATGTGAAGTGGAATCCAGGGTAGGCTTGGCATAGATGACCTTAATCCACATGTCACCTTAAGCATGAGTCCAACTCATAGACACTGAAAGCATGTCAAGGGAGATAGGAGTCCCATCTTTTCTTCTTGGAAGTGCTTTGGCAGTGGGATGTGAGTTTACAGTCAGAGCCTGATGTGACACCACCTGACCTCTTCCCATATGATGAATTTGTGAGGCTTCTTGCCCTGCATAGGCTTCTCTGCAGCCTCTATGCCAGTAGCAAGCTGGACAGCAGCTGTAGACACAGGCTGCGGGTGAACTGAAGTTTGACATCTGTGGCTTCAGGACTTCAGGGTTGTGACTTGAAGCTGGTTGCTCCTCTTGAAGCTCAGATGAGTCTGCCATGGCCCTGTTTTTGTTCACAGCAAGTATTAAGCTAGTAAATAACAATAGCTCTAATCTTCATGCAAATTACATGAGCACACCTTTTCTTCTAAAACAAGCATATGAAATCTAACTGAGTACTGTACAAGCTCTGATCCCACACATGTTCTCTCTGCACGATTTTTCTTCCTACACAATCACCCAGCCCTCCTCATGCTTTTCACAGCTTCTTAAGCTTTTCCTGAAGAGCCCAGCAACAGCAGTGGTGGCACAGAGCCTTGTCCCAGTGAGTGAGAGCTTGGAagggagcagctctgttgcTTCTATAAATGCAGCAGTGTTTGCCAAACTGTGTGTGTAGCAGGGACAGAGAAGTCTTGCATCCCTGATCAGCAAGTTGGACCGGTTCCTCCTGTAGCTCTTTGCCCGAGCGAAGTGTGTAAAGCAACAAAGGCTTCTCTTTAGGCCCATTGGTGTGACTGAGGTTTGAGGCTTCCTGATAAATAGTGCTCAAAAAATAAGTGCTGGAATATAAAGGCTATTGAGACTGAGGTGCCTTGAGCAGAGGTGTTGTTGCACACTGAATGTGGCCCCAGAGGAGCTAGTGCAGAACAGTTCTTGGGCTGTACAGTTCTTTATACctcttctccctgtgctgtgtaCATAAGGCTGAATTCATTTGATAGGAGTGCCTGTTTGTTTTCGGTCTCATGCAGTTCCCACTGTATTGTTGACTCTAGAGGTGTAATAGTGATAAGGTTCTGCTCAATAAACACACCGCTGTCCAGCAAACAGCCCTGTGACTGGACTCCCCTCAGCACTTTGTTCTGTTTGTAACGTGCCCTGATCTGTGAGTAATGGAATTCCAGCAACAAACTATTGTAAACAATGATTCAGGGACATTCATGAGGACTAACATCACAACCCAGGCAATGGGAAATTGTTGTACAGAGATTTACAGGAATTTGTAAGGAATACTCTGCAGAGGTCAGTTTGTGACCGACAGTTTAAGTCTTTGGTAAATCCCTGCCaaattttctctgcatttttttttgttactggtGAAATTACTCCATCAGGTGCCTTGTTTCCATGGTCCTCCTGCTAGCAGTTAGACCTTGCTTTGCAGCACAAAAGGAACCCCATTCAGGCTGAGATGCTGTGCTGGATGCAGATCAGTGTGAATTTCAGTCATCTTGACCCACTAAAACTGGGAGCTTCAATAAGTGAAGCAGCAACAGGCTGCTGTACACAGCTGGTCAACAGCCTTCAGGGAGAACAACCTtagctgggaatggggcagggtTACTGGGGCCCATGTAGAGAGCACAGAGTCAGCCTGCCAAGGGCATATTGGTGTTTTTAAGTGAAACAGGAGGATAAATTCCATTGCACAATGGCAGAATATTGCAATTTGCTTAGAGGACTATGTTTGGTAAAATAAATGGTTACTATCTGAATCAATACAGGGAAGAAGTTAAAAGGCTTTCATACACCAGAGTAGGGAAGCTAtggagcagaggcagggcaaATAGCCCAAAAAACTTTTGAGAGCTTGATAACTTTTATCAGCAGAATGGCATGACATTGGTGCTTTTGATAGCAATGTTGGAGCTCCCTGGACATGAAGACTCCTTCTCAGCCCTGTGTTAGTTCTTCGTGGTAAAAGGAAGGTCCTGGAGTAGAAAGGGACCCCAACTTCAACTGAGTCCAATGCAGCCCTGATAGTCCAGCCCCAACTTcaacacagtgaaaaataacCATAGTGAATGGCAGGACATTGAATGAGGAGCAACTCTGTTGTCTTGTTCCAGCTTCTCTGCTTATTCCTTGTGCAGTTTATGGCTGCACAGTCCCATGTTTCAATAAATCCATGAAGTATGGATTCAGCCCTACAAATGTTTGCCACTGGGACTCCTGCAGTAATTGCTTTGAAGGGTCACGTCCTTGCTGACCCGCTAAGTCCTGACATGTAAGGAGTTCATCATGGAAGCTCTTGGGAAGTGCAGTCAATTTAATTTTGACAGGACTACATTCAAAAAAGACTTTAATTTTTACATTCTAGTGGTTGTAAGGGTTGGTTGGAAGTTTGCTAACTCCTGATAAAGTTAGGTTGAGGAAAATCAAATACTTGGACTAAAACACAGCAGCTGTTAACCAGGTCATGAATGTGCAGATCAATACCATGCACCCTCCAAAACAGTGAGCCAGAGTTGTGAAGGGGATTTAGAAACCCAAgatacttgttttctttccttttatttttttttttctcctaattgCAGGAAAGTCCAGACCCttccaaattgcaaaatccatTATAAAGTCACTGAGTAGAGACAAACCTGGGATCAACAGGAGGCTTAAAAGAGAGTCAGCCTTTTAAAGCCCCAGAACAGCATTTGGCAGTACAGGAGATATTCAGGGAGGCAGTACCTGTGCGGCCCCATCACTTTCCTTGGTGTTCCAAACAAGTCCCTGGTATAGCAAGACTGTATTTCATCTCCTTGCTGGGTTTTCTCTACAACTTTTTCTATGAAAGTGCCCAGTTCTTTGTTAAGGTTTTAGGTTACCGTGAACAACAAGAAAAGTGGCTTCTCTGTGACACTCTTCCTTGTCCTgctctttaataatatttttttttcacaggtcTGTGGGGCCTTGTGAACAATGCTGGCATCTCAACCTTCGGAGAGGTGGAATTTGCAAGTTTAGACAACTACAAGACGGTGGCAGAGGTCAATCTATGGGGCACTGTGAGGGTGACAAAGGCTTTCCTGCCCCTCATTCGCAGAGCTAAAGGTACATGGTGGGCAGTGTGGTAAGGCTCAGAGGTTTTGTAGCACAGCAAAGAGATGTAGCTAGAAATCCAGGCTGTACTTGGGGGAATGCCTGTGCAGTCAAGGGAGGGTTTCTGAGGATGCCATGTAAGCATTTGGTAGTACAGGTTCTTCTTGGGGCAGTCCAGGCACCTACACAGCAGGTGCTATCTTAAACATCCAAAATATCAGAGACTGTTGTGCCGTGTTGGCAGATATCACACAGACAAGATAATACAGAGTCCAAAGAGTGGTCATGTTTGGAAAACTGAATCCTATTCCATTCACAGGTGACTTCAGGTAGTGACAGAATAAATGAGAGTGAATTACAGCCATTTTAGATATCTTACGAGACAATGGTATTATCAAAACTCTTTGTTTTATATTGAAAAAAGATATGCATGAGCAGAACTCTGAAGAGCTTCTTTACTTAGCATGTGTGGGAACGCTGGTACAGGTGTGTTCTGTGAGGACAAAAAGGGGCTATATTAAGAAGATTGCTCAGATGCCATTCCCAGACAGCAGTTAACCACTAAACAAGCTCCATCTCCCTACAAAAAGTATCTTACCCATCAGGTCAGCAAGTGGTTCTCACAGTGCCTCTAAGTTACACTTAGGTCTGGAATgagacagcagagctgcccacTTGTTTCTCAGCTGAAATTTTGAGCTGCAGAAGGGTGTTGTGTTCCACGGCTGTGAAAATTCTCTCTGCAAAAATAGCTGGTGGAATTTCAAGGGCCTGTTTGCAAGTGTGTCTGAAACCATAGTGCACACGTCTTGTCTTGGATAAAGGCTGAGACACACAGAGGAGTGACCActgctgtcactgccctgtcacTGCCCCTGAGTTGTGAGCTTTGCAGCTTGTGACACTCCAGGCTGGGAACTTAAGCCCTTCTCTAGCAAGACACACGAGTGGGGCACACTCCTAAGAACACACAGCTAGCAGTCTCCGAAGATCTCATTTCCCTACTTGGAAATTAGGAGGGAAATATCTTGACTCCTTTGTAAATTCTTTGATGCAGAGATGGACATatgcaccatccctggaggaggTCAGAACAGCGGTTAGCCTTGCTTGAGGCAGGAGAGAAAAGCTCTGTGAGAGGGGATGCATATTCAAGATTCAGATTTTAGAAATCCGCATCATCCAACTAAGTACCCTTTTACTGGGATGTTCtggctgctgtttctgcagccCATCGTCTCTCCCTGACCTTTTCTCTCTAGGCCGTGTGGTGAATATCACGAGCATGTTGGGACGCATGGTGAGTCCATCTCGCTCCTGCTACTGCATTTCCAAGTTTGGGGTGGCAGCCTTCTCCGACTGCCTGAGGCAGGAGATGTACCGCTGGGGGGTCCACGTCATCCTCATCGAGCCCAGTAACTTCGTGGCAGCCACCGGCATCCTGACGGCAGCTGGCATCGACCGGCAGGCCGAGGCTCTGTGGAGTGGGGCCACGGACACGGTGCGGGGGGACTACGGCAGCGAGTATTTCACTCACCACGTGGCCATGATGAAGTCCTTCGTGAACAGTGGCCTGAAGGACATGTCTCTGGTCTTGAATGACATCACCAAAGCGCTGACGTCCCCGTGCCCGAAGAACCGTTATAACCCCATGGAGACCTACTGGTGGGTGAGGCTGCAGGTCATGACCCACCTGCCCACGGCCATTGCCGACTGGCTTTACATCCCCGGAGCCACCCTGTAGACAGGCATCCTTCAGGCATCCCTCCAGGGCTCCTACTCACACACAGGTTAGGGCTGACCTCTGCGCTCCTTGCTGCTGTGTCTCCCCTGGAGATGCACATGCTTCCACTTTGAGTTATGGCTTCAAGTCATGTGTTGTGGGATGCTAGAACAGCAGAGCTTttttggatctttttttttttcccttcattcttGTTGTTTGTATTCCTTGCTGTGCTGATTAAAGTTGAAAGGTGTTTTCCTATTAACtatggaggaggaagaggaaggtaAACATAGTATGTCAAATATGTGCCAAATATGTGGCTAGTGTAATTAGGTCAGCAGAGTTCCCCCAGTGATAAATTTGGCTTATTAATGGGCTCTTGCTTTTCCTTACAAGGACAAACTGCTAATAGCAGGGCAAAGCTGTTGCTATGAGATGGCTTGAAGGGAGAAACTAAAATGGGAAACAAATTCAGAGTTTTCCATTTGGCTGAAAATGGGTCAGTCACAGTCTTCTATTGTTTTCCTGACACTGCCAGgaagctctgctgtgctgtgactgtctgctctttccagggaaacagCAACACTGCCTCTAAACAGCCTCATTACCTAGCTGCAAAGAAGAGTTCTTCCCTCCCTGCACTGTGGCTGGGAGGTGCCAGAGCAAACAACTGGGCACAGGGTGGGCAGGGAAAAGCTCTTCTAATAATGAGGTCTGAGCCATCTCTCAGCAGTCCCTGTGGATGCTGGGATTTGCAGCCTCTctccacctgctgctgctgagctttgtGGGACAGGGTTTAAGCTGATGTAGCAAACAAATTTGGCTCCTCTGACTGCTACCTTAGGTGCCTGAACTACTCAGCTGTGGTACAGACACTGTCCAACCATCCCCCTGCTTCCCTCTTGCTGGTAAGGGAGCTGCTGTTGGCATTTCCAAATCAGTTTTTTCGTTTGTCCTCTGCATTTGAACAGTGATGGGGCactctgcagccacagtgtggCCTGACTATGAGCTCTGGAAGGATGCTTTAAGGGacacatttcttatttttattattgcacAATGAAATCTCCATGTCACACAATCATCTTCTCTGAGAACCTCCTGATAACTGATACAAGCTACTCTTGCCAGTAGAGTATCACCAAGGGTCTCTTCTGTTGGCCACATGCCAGATTTCAACAATGTTTTCCaagtgctggggctgcctggctTCTTGCCCCATTCCCTGTGTTCCAGTGGTGACCGCTGGTAGAGCAGCCTGGTGGCCAGGCTGGGACCTGAGCCTCTTACTCTAGGGACCAGCTTTTCCTTCCATTGCTTTGCCTTATGTGAGATTAAGTGCctgtgaaaagaaattatagATTGCTCTTTCTTCATCTGTCTCGGCTACCTCTGACTTGGAAACTGTGCCTTAAACTTCTGTATGCCGCTGGCTGCAAATTCTTGGGAGTCTGCATGCAGCCATGAATGCTGTGATGCCTTCAGGAGGAAAGCAGGTTTCCCTTGGAGATGCTGTCAAGGCAGCTTGTCTTACAAGTAGCAACGGCTAGAAATACTGCTGTGCAGTTTGTGTCTTTTCCAGATCATCTGCACAAGGAGATTTCCTAGGAT
This genomic window from Corvus hawaiiensis isolate bCorHaw1 chromosome 10, bCorHaw1.pri.cur, whole genome shotgun sequence contains:
- the LOC125331110 gene encoding D-beta-hydroxybutyrate dehydrogenase, mitochondrial-like, translating into MRSGAGLLLALGAAGVLLLRFLVLLPRWARRALPAEGKAVLITGCDKGFGHALAKCLHAKGFTVFAGCLLMEENGDGARELKNMKSDRMKVLQMDVCSDQEVAQAVDFVKRTLKDPEEGLWGLVNNAGISTFGEVEFASLDNYKTVAEVNLWGTVRVTKAFLPLIRRAKGRVVNITSMLGRMVSPSRSCYCISKFGVAAFSDCLRQEMYRWGVHVILIEPSNFVAATGILTAAGIDRQAEALWSGATDTVRGDYGSEYFTHHVAMMKSFVNSGLKDMSLVLNDITKALTSPCPKNRYNPMETYWWVRLQVMTHLPTAIADWLYIPGATL